One genomic region from Nitrospira sp. encodes:
- a CDS encoding YCF48-related protein codes for MVDWLHLVGLRRRNVFASLFVLLGILLAIPQSGGSTDSNLFITTQASSTKSTLMSIQFRTFQNGWVVGAGGTILKTTDGGKKWRRVTSGTSALLTSVFFADSSKGWVTGAGGFLSRTANGGESWFPQSLDTQQPLYGVHFTDPTVGWVVGGGGTIFHTTDGGQHWMEQVSGTTATLYAVHFLNDQKGTIVGALGTVLSTKDGGATWTPQETQNAVTLFDVFFTDSTTGWAVGNAGALFQTTDGGVKWIDQTLPCGKTCTKIIDLLKVRFANQQEGWIVGERGMLYRTTDGGLTWSEGKSVAPSSLFGLTFPDTTHGWASGENGAIVHLQPGR; via the coding sequence ATGGTGGATTGGCTTCATCTGGTCGGCCTTAGGCGAAGGAACGTGTTCGCGTCACTCTTCGTTCTCCTCGGTATTCTTCTAGCGATCCCTCAATCGGGTGGGAGTACAGATTCCAACCTTTTCATCACCACTCAGGCAAGCAGCACAAAATCAACGTTGATGAGCATTCAGTTTCGTACGTTCCAGAATGGGTGGGTGGTAGGAGCAGGAGGAACAATACTGAAGACCACCGATGGCGGCAAGAAGTGGAGGCGGGTCACGAGCGGAACCTCTGCCCTATTGACGTCTGTGTTCTTTGCTGACTCATCGAAAGGCTGGGTGACGGGAGCCGGAGGATTTTTGAGCCGTACGGCGAACGGGGGAGAATCTTGGTTTCCACAATCGCTGGATACTCAGCAACCGCTCTACGGAGTCCATTTCACAGATCCAACTGTCGGATGGGTGGTCGGGGGAGGCGGCACGATCTTTCATACTACCGATGGCGGCCAGCATTGGATGGAACAGGTGAGCGGCACAACGGCCACGCTTTATGCGGTGCACTTCCTCAATGACCAGAAGGGCACGATCGTCGGCGCGCTGGGCACTGTCCTTTCGACAAAGGATGGAGGAGCGACCTGGACGCCGCAAGAAACGCAGAACGCGGTGACCCTGTTCGACGTGTTTTTCACCGATTCCACGACCGGCTGGGCGGTCGGCAATGCGGGCGCCTTGTTTCAGACGACGGACGGTGGAGTCAAATGGATTGACCAGACTCTGCCGTGCGGCAAGACCTGTACAAAGATCATCGATCTCTTAAAGGTTCGATTTGCAAATCAGCAAGAAGGCTGGATTGTCGGCGAACGCGGGATGTTGTATCGGACGACCGATGGAGGCCTCACCTGGAGCGAAGGGAAATCGGTCGCTCCATCCTCGCTATTCGGTCTCACTTTTCCCGATACCACCCATGGCTGGGCCAGCGG